In Streptomyces sp. NBC_01551, one DNA window encodes the following:
- a CDS encoding nuclear transport factor 2 family protein, producing MTEVTRERVQAAYAALGSGDRARILEYYSEDLRWLVPGSHPLAGWYESLDAFLELMGQTHKLTGGTFRMDIQAVLVGEDCSADVCRNVALRDGADAASLSPYERMDYPVFHFMRWRGGRIVEGRDGLFGDTATAFSQFWAPFAPDGTRRDR from the coding sequence ATGACCGAAGTGACACGCGAGCGCGTCCAGGCCGCCTACGCCGCCCTCGGCTCCGGAGACCGCGCCCGCATCCTGGAGTACTACTCCGAGGACCTGCGCTGGCTGGTGCCGGGCAGCCACCCGCTGGCCGGCTGGTACGAGAGCCTGGACGCCTTCCTGGAGCTGATGGGCCAGACCCACAAGCTCACGGGCGGCACCTTCCGGATGGACATCCAGGCGGTCCTCGTCGGCGAGGACTGCAGCGCCGACGTGTGCCGCAACGTCGCCCTGCGGGACGGCGCGGACGCCGCGAGCCTGTCCCCGTACGAGCGGATGGACTACCCCGTATTCCACTTCATGCGGTGGCGCGGCGGCCGCATCGTCGAGGGCCGCGACGGGCTCTTCGGCGACACGGCCACCGCATTCAGCCAGTTCTGGGCGCCGTTCGCGCCCGACGGAACCCGCCGGGACCGATAG
- a CDS encoding CarD family transcriptional regulator yields MTKSAVPRRHLPSSPFKAPVEPPLRQFSVGDRVTHDEHGLGRVVGIEEGIAVLVDFGSVQKRILSPYTKMAAL; encoded by the coding sequence ATGACAAAGTCAGCAGTACCTCGCCGCCATTTGCCGTCCAGCCCGTTCAAGGCCCCCGTGGAACCGCCGCTCCGGCAGTTCAGCGTCGGCGACCGGGTTACTCACGATGAGCACGGCCTCGGCCGTGTCGTCGGTATTGAGGAGGGGATCGCTGTCCTCGTCGACTTCGGATCGGTCCAGAAACGGATCCTGAGTCCCTACACCAAGATGGCCGCGCTCTGA
- a CDS encoding thiamine pyrophosphate-binding protein produces MEATPGRERLIDQFKADGLNVMFGNPGTVEQGFLDAVDAAEDFSYILALQETVAAGIADGYARATGGAALLQLHSGVGLGNGIGMLYQSLRGHTPLVVVAGDAGVRYDAMDAQMASDLVAMAKPVTKYATRVTDRHSVLRTIRRAVKIALTPPRGPVFVALPMDVLDELNSEPVLPAAVPLTDVAPSPASVGRAAELLASAERPVVLVGDGVSLSGAQRELVAVAELLGADVYEVDSSEVNIAASHPLRRGQTGHMFGPHSKELVGEADGVLIVGTYVFPEVFPELESPFREGAKVVHIDLNAYEIAKNHPVDLGLAADPKQALRALAGALERLLSAPRRAAAAARLDARTRERALAARAGQDEQDGTPMAVFLRTLAERTGGDLIVFDEALTTSPLVTKYLPPERPGDYHLTRGGSLGVGFPGAVGAQLAHPDRLVVGFAGDGGSMYTYQALWTAVRHGINAKFVVCNNRKYRLLDDNIAQYWREREIPEHGFPGSFDLSHPEIDFAGLARSLGADGVRVEKPDEAVAAVTRMLAHPGPFLVDVQI; encoded by the coding sequence ATGGAAGCCACTCCCGGACGGGAAAGGCTGATCGACCAGTTCAAGGCCGACGGCCTGAATGTGATGTTCGGAAATCCGGGGACCGTGGAACAGGGATTCCTCGACGCGGTCGACGCGGCGGAGGACTTCTCGTACATCCTCGCCCTCCAGGAGACCGTGGCCGCCGGCATCGCCGACGGCTACGCCCGGGCCACCGGCGGCGCGGCCCTGCTCCAGCTGCACTCCGGAGTGGGGCTGGGCAACGGCATCGGCATGCTCTACCAGTCGCTGCGCGGGCACACCCCGCTCGTCGTCGTCGCCGGCGACGCCGGGGTGCGCTACGACGCGATGGACGCGCAGATGGCGTCCGACCTGGTGGCGATGGCCAAGCCGGTGACCAAGTACGCGACCCGGGTCACCGACCGGCACTCCGTACTGCGCACGATCCGCCGGGCGGTGAAGATCGCCCTGACCCCGCCGCGCGGTCCGGTGTTCGTGGCGCTGCCGATGGACGTGCTGGACGAGCTCAACTCCGAGCCCGTCCTGCCCGCCGCGGTGCCGCTCACGGACGTGGCGCCCTCTCCGGCCTCGGTGGGGCGGGCGGCCGAGCTGCTGGCCTCCGCCGAACGGCCCGTCGTCCTCGTCGGCGACGGGGTCTCGCTCTCCGGAGCGCAGCGCGAACTCGTCGCCGTCGCCGAGCTGCTGGGCGCGGACGTGTACGAGGTGGACTCCTCCGAGGTGAACATCGCGGCCTCGCACCCGCTGCGCCGGGGCCAGACGGGCCACATGTTCGGACCGCACAGCAAGGAGCTCGTGGGCGAAGCCGACGGGGTGCTGATCGTCGGCACCTATGTCTTCCCGGAGGTGTTCCCCGAGCTGGAGAGCCCCTTCCGGGAGGGCGCGAAGGTCGTCCACATCGACCTCAACGCGTACGAGATCGCCAAGAACCACCCGGTGGACCTGGGGCTGGCCGCCGATCCCAAGCAGGCGCTGCGCGCGCTGGCCGGCGCGCTGGAACGCCTGCTGAGCGCGCCCCGGCGGGCGGCCGCGGCGGCCCGGCTGGACGCGCGGACCCGGGAGCGGGCGCTGGCCGCCCGGGCCGGGCAGGACGAGCAGGACGGCACGCCGATGGCCGTCTTCCTGCGGACCCTGGCCGAGCGGACCGGGGGCGACCTCATCGTCTTCGACGAGGCCCTGACCACCTCGCCGCTGGTCACGAAGTACCTGCCGCCCGAGCGGCCGGGCGACTACCACCTCACCCGGGGCGGTTCGCTGGGCGTGGGCTTCCCGGGCGCGGTGGGCGCCCAGCTCGCCCATCCGGACCGGCTCGTCGTCGGCTTCGCGGGTGACGGCGGCTCGATGTACACGTACCAGGCGCTGTGGACCGCGGTCCGGCACGGGATCAACGCCAAGTTCGTGGTCTGCAACAACCGCAAGTACCGGCTGCTGGACGACAACATCGCCCAGTACTGGCGGGAGCGGGAGATCCCCGAGCACGGCTTCCCGGGCTCCTTCGACCTCTCCCACCCCGAGATCGACTTCGCCGGGCTGGCCCGGTCGCTGGGCGCCGACGGGGTCCGTGTGGAGAAGCCGGACGAGGCGGTCGCCGCCGTGACCCGGATGCTGGCCCACCCCGGACCGTTCCTCGTGGACGTCCAGATCTGA
- a CDS encoding GMC family oxidoreductase, whose amino-acid sequence MAIADTDEYDYVIVGSGTAGSVLANRLSEDPDVSVLVLEAGGSRIPPEVDDPSSWYKLLGGPVDWGYTSVPQPGLDGRRTYEPRGKAPGGSSNLYIMMHIRGHASDFDNWAYQGAAGWAHEDVLPYFALLEGQEDATAATTGTRGPQRITNAGQHGPNPVSRAFIDAAVELGHEEIADFNTDGPRRGLFGTGWHHIDVADGRRQGALAAYLEPALERPNLTLRTSAQTTRLLFDGDTCTGVEYAQLAPPAEFPGRTVGDTAGEPGPRTVRARREVIVAAGAIESPKLLLLSGIGHPEQLREHGVKLTAALPGVGENFHNHVLTGLMAEVTQELPPPAQNLSESALFLASQPGLPAPDLQIAFVHVPFDVIVGQDHPNTVSILPGVVRPVSRGWIRLASADPLAHPLIHPNYLGDRWDLERMVQGVKTAREIFATSAFSPWYKQELQPGPGHVTDDELRTFVKQKSESYHHQAGSCRMGIDDLSVVDPELRVHGVRNLRVVDASVMPAVPSGNCHTAIAMIAERAADFLRGTSRA is encoded by the coding sequence GTGGCTATCGCCGACACAGACGAGTACGACTACGTCATCGTGGGATCCGGTACCGCCGGCAGCGTCCTGGCGAACCGCCTCTCCGAGGACCCGGACGTCTCCGTCCTGGTCCTGGAGGCCGGCGGCTCCCGGATCCCGCCCGAGGTGGACGACCCGTCCTCCTGGTACAAGCTGCTCGGCGGGCCCGTCGACTGGGGCTACACCAGCGTCCCGCAGCCCGGCCTGGACGGGCGCCGTACGTACGAGCCGCGCGGCAAGGCCCCCGGCGGCAGCAGCAACCTGTACATCATGATGCACATCCGGGGCCACGCCTCGGACTTCGACAACTGGGCCTACCAGGGCGCGGCCGGCTGGGCGCACGAGGACGTCCTGCCGTACTTCGCCCTGCTGGAGGGCCAGGAGGACGCGACCGCCGCCACCACCGGCACCCGCGGCCCGCAGCGCATCACCAACGCCGGGCAGCACGGGCCCAACCCGGTCTCCCGTGCCTTCATCGACGCGGCCGTCGAGCTCGGCCACGAGGAGATCGCCGACTTCAACACCGACGGGCCCCGGCGCGGGCTCTTCGGGACCGGCTGGCACCACATCGACGTGGCCGACGGCCGCCGCCAGGGCGCCCTCGCCGCCTACCTGGAGCCGGCGCTGGAGCGCCCCAACCTGACCCTGCGCACCAGCGCGCAGACCACCCGGCTGCTCTTCGACGGCGACACCTGCACGGGCGTCGAGTACGCCCAGCTCGCGCCGCCCGCCGAGTTCCCGGGCCGCACCGTCGGCGACACGGCCGGCGAGCCGGGGCCGCGCACCGTGCGGGCCCGCCGGGAGGTGATCGTGGCCGCCGGGGCGATCGAGTCCCCGAAGCTGCTGCTGCTCTCCGGCATCGGGCACCCCGAGCAGCTGCGCGAGCACGGCGTCAAGCTCACCGCGGCCCTGCCCGGGGTCGGCGAGAACTTCCACAACCACGTCCTGACCGGGCTGATGGCGGAGGTCACGCAGGAGCTGCCGCCGCCGGCGCAGAACCTCTCCGAGAGCGCTCTATTCCTGGCCTCCCAGCCGGGTCTGCCCGCTCCCGACCTGCAGATCGCCTTCGTCCACGTGCCGTTCGACGTGATCGTCGGCCAGGACCACCCCAACACGGTGAGCATCCTGCCCGGTGTCGTGCGCCCCGTCTCGCGCGGCTGGATCAGGCTGGCGAGCGCCGACCCGCTGGCCCACCCGCTGATCCACCCGAACTACCTGGGCGACCGGTGGGACCTGGAGCGGATGGTGCAGGGCGTCAAGACCGCCCGCGAGATCTTCGCGACCTCGGCCTTCTCGCCCTGGTACAAGCAGGAACTCCAGCCCGGGCCCGGCCACGTCACGGACGACGAGCTGCGGACCTTCGTGAAGCAGAAGTCGGAGAGCTACCACCACCAGGCCGGCTCCTGCCGCATGGGCATCGACGACCTCTCCGTCGTCGATCCCGAGCTGCGGGTGCACGGCGTACGGAACCTGCGCGTCGTCGACGCCAGCGTGATGCCCGCCGTGCCGTCGGGCAACTGCCACACCGCCATCGCGATGATCGCCGAGCGCGCGGCGGACTTCCTGAGGGGGACCTCCCGTGCCTGA
- a CDS encoding nuclear transport factor 2 family protein has product MPAERLTEDAIRSFAENWYVALDQHLPLDRLLALITEDLEFKVPEDTFLGAEGFGRWYAAVTNRFFDEVHTVTKVEPVIEGDRAIVRVLVNWQAKIWDPPAARSEWLGFDADQTWTVVAGPDGPLIKQYTVNDLAPMPGSGSL; this is encoded by the coding sequence ATGCCCGCCGAACGGCTGACCGAGGACGCGATCCGCAGCTTCGCCGAGAACTGGTACGTGGCCCTGGACCAGCACCTTCCGCTGGACCGGCTGCTCGCACTCATCACCGAGGACCTGGAGTTCAAGGTCCCCGAGGACACCTTCCTCGGAGCCGAGGGCTTCGGCCGCTGGTACGCGGCCGTGACCAACCGGTTCTTCGACGAGGTGCACACGGTCACGAAGGTGGAGCCCGTCATCGAGGGCGACCGCGCCATCGTCCGGGTGCTCGTCAACTGGCAGGCCAAGATCTGGGACCCGCCGGCCGCCCGCAGCGAGTGGCTCGGCTTCGACGCCGACCAGACGTGGACGGTGGTGGCCGGTCCCGACGGGCCGCTGATCAAGCAGTACACCGTCAACGACCTGGCGCCGATGCCCGGTTCCGGCTCCCTCTGA
- a CDS encoding type 1 glutamine amidotransferase domain-containing protein gives MSRKILVIVSEHGYWAEELIGPVSKFDERGYEVVFATPTGKRAHALPPSLDASFIDPPLGRSVTTEENARLGREFEQSSRLDSPLDIEAWVPERPYTSDAGYLPKLEQYHRDLDKLESDIAGYDAVLIVGGSGPIVDLANNERVHALILAFKNAGKVVAAECYGVACLAFARDWGDRKSIIWGKHVTGHCKEYDYKDGTGFLGTDFNMGPPPYPLEYILRDATGPRGAYHGNFGHPLSVIVDFPFVTGRSTPDSYLTGQKIVEVLEDGLTRYGW, from the coding sequence GTGAGCAGAAAGATTCTGGTCATTGTCTCCGAACACGGTTACTGGGCCGAAGAACTGATAGGCCCCGTATCCAAGTTCGACGAGCGGGGCTATGAAGTCGTATTCGCCACGCCGACCGGGAAGCGTGCGCACGCTCTTCCGCCGAGCCTCGACGCGAGCTTCATCGACCCCCCGCTGGGTCGCTCCGTCACCACCGAGGAGAACGCCCGGCTGGGGCGGGAGTTCGAGCAGTCGAGCCGGCTGGACTCGCCGCTCGACATCGAGGCGTGGGTCCCCGAGCGTCCGTACACGAGCGACGCGGGCTATCTCCCCAAGCTTGAGCAGTACCACCGCGATCTGGACAAGCTGGAGTCCGACATCGCCGGCTACGACGCGGTCCTGATCGTCGGCGGCAGCGGGCCCATCGTCGACCTCGCGAACAACGAGCGCGTGCACGCCCTGATCCTGGCCTTCAAGAACGCCGGCAAGGTCGTGGCGGCCGAGTGCTACGGCGTGGCCTGCCTCGCCTTCGCCCGCGACTGGGGCGACCGCAAGAGCATCATCTGGGGCAAGCACGTCACCGGGCACTGCAAGGAGTACGACTACAAGGACGGCACCGGATTCCTCGGTACCGACTTCAACATGGGCCCGCCGCCGTACCCGCTGGAGTACATCCTGCGCGACGCCACCGGGCCGCGCGGCGCGTATCACGGGAATTTCGGTCACCCGCTTTCGGTGATCGTCGACTTCCCGTTCGTGACCGGCCGTTCCACCCCTGATTCATATCTGACGGGGCAGAAGATCGTGGAAGTCCTGGAGGACGGTCTCACCCGATACGGGTGGTAG
- a CDS encoding DJ-1/PfpI family protein, with translation MPDAVLREGALSGTRIAVLVESDFYEPEIFYYQHRFAEEGAEVDFLTRLWGNDSITFSGHEYRAPFTADKSLEGLSDEELRRYAAIIVPSGMVADRLRYTEDVDVLAPATELLRRAFEEPTVLKGIICHGMWLAASIPGKIRGRKVVCHNNLIGDVRNMGAEYVNEDVVVDGDLVTGRTGAHHHLFARRIIELIAAGRGRGSA, from the coding sequence GTGCCTGACGCCGTACTGCGCGAGGGCGCGCTGTCCGGGACCCGGATCGCGGTCCTGGTCGAGAGCGACTTCTACGAGCCGGAGATCTTCTACTACCAGCACCGGTTCGCCGAGGAGGGCGCCGAGGTCGACTTCCTGACCCGGCTGTGGGGCAACGACTCCATCACCTTCTCGGGACACGAGTACCGGGCGCCGTTCACCGCCGACAAGTCCCTGGAGGGGCTGAGCGACGAGGAGCTGCGCCGGTACGCCGCGATCATCGTGCCCTCGGGCATGGTGGCCGACCGGCTGCGCTACACCGAGGACGTGGACGTGCTGGCGCCGGCGACGGAGCTGCTGCGCCGGGCCTTCGAGGAGCCGACGGTCCTCAAGGGGATCATCTGCCACGGCATGTGGCTGGCCGCCTCGATCCCCGGCAAGATCCGCGGCCGCAAGGTGGTGTGCCACAACAACCTCATCGGCGACGTCCGCAACATGGGCGCCGAGTACGTCAACGAGGACGTCGTGGTCGACGGGGACCTGGTCACCGGCCGCACCGGCGCGCACCACCACCTCTTCGCCCGCCGGATCATCGAGCTGATCGCGGCGGGGCGGGGCCGGGGGAGCGCCTGA
- a CDS encoding UBP-type zinc finger domain-containing protein — MTMDLLCTHIDQIRPVKPGTEGCEECLALGDSWVHLRMCLSCGHVGCCDSSKNRHATRHYKDTDHPIAASHEPGEDWAWCYADKLMLDPA; from the coding sequence ATGACGATGGACCTGTTGTGCACACACATCGATCAGATACGTCCGGTGAAGCCCGGTACCGAGGGCTGCGAGGAGTGCCTGGCTCTCGGGGACAGCTGGGTGCATCTGCGGATGTGCCTCAGCTGCGGGCACGTCGGATGCTGCGACTCCTCGAAGAACCGTCACGCCACCCGGCACTACAAGGACACCGACCACCCCATCGCGGCCTCGCACGAGCCCGGTGAGGACTGGGCCTGGTGCTACGCCGACAAGCTGATGCTGGACCCCGCGTGA
- a CDS encoding antibiotic biosynthesis monooxygenase family protein, giving the protein MTTTVEYIRYRIALDDQQAFEDAYTRAAEALAASPECVDYELTRCSEEAERYILRIRWTSIDAHLNGFRKGEHFPAFFTAIRPYVTAIEEMQHYLPTSVAGTGKASTES; this is encoded by the coding sequence ATGACCACCACCGTCGAATACATCCGCTACCGGATCGCATTGGACGACCAGCAGGCCTTCGAGGACGCGTACACCCGGGCCGCCGAGGCCCTGGCCGCCTCGCCCGAGTGCGTCGACTACGAGCTGACCCGCTGCTCGGAGGAGGCCGAGCGCTACATCCTCCGCATCCGCTGGACCTCGATCGACGCCCACCTCAACGGCTTCCGCAAGGGTGAGCACTTCCCGGCGTTCTTCACCGCCATCCGCCCGTACGTGACGGCCATCGAGGAGATGCAGCACTACCTCCCGACCTCGGTGGCCGGAACGGGAAAGGCCAGCACGGAGTCATGA
- a CDS encoding FAD-dependent oxidoreductase, with the protein MDDDPQVLRAVRRDLRSAYGDRYRVLGASSAADALKILDSLDERGHDPALFLVDQRMPDVTGVEFLLEAVSRFPDARRVLLTAYAETDAAITAINRVRLDYYLLKPWDPPHERLFPVLDDLLSDWLATYRPAYDGIIVAGHLVSPGTHAVRDFFTRNGQPFRFLNVERDPEALTLIAGQPDAALPLVRFPDGAVLSAPTDTELAQRLGLATTASRPHYECVIVGAGPAGLAAGVYSASEGLSTLMLDARAPGGQAGTSSLIENYLGFPSGLSGGDLTRRATIQASRFGAEILHPVEVVSLTRDDPAKILTLADGTEISAETVLLATGVSYNRLEAPGADRFEGAGLYYGAATTESSACISQHVFIVGGANSAGQAAVHFAKYAARVTILVRAESLDASMSRYLIDEIDRTPNIEVRVRTTVVRLDGEEHLEKLTLHNADTGEDTEVPARFMFTFIGARPHTGWLSGVVERDDHGFVLTGSDLISNGGELPAEWSLERAPYPLETSVPGVFAAGDVRAHSVKRVASGVGEGAMAVSLIHRYRSMG; encoded by the coding sequence GTGGACGACGACCCGCAGGTGCTGCGCGCCGTCCGCCGCGACCTGCGCAGCGCCTACGGCGACCGCTACCGGGTGCTCGGCGCCTCCTCGGCGGCCGACGCCCTGAAGATCCTGGACTCGCTCGACGAACGCGGCCACGACCCCGCTCTGTTCCTCGTCGACCAGCGGATGCCCGACGTCACCGGCGTCGAGTTCCTGCTCGAAGCCGTCAGCCGCTTCCCGGACGCCCGCCGCGTGCTCCTGACCGCCTACGCGGAGACCGACGCGGCGATCACCGCCATCAACCGGGTGCGGCTGGACTACTACCTGCTCAAGCCGTGGGACCCGCCGCACGAGCGGCTGTTCCCCGTCCTGGACGACCTGCTGTCGGACTGGCTGGCCACCTACCGCCCCGCGTACGACGGGATCATCGTCGCCGGCCACCTGGTCTCGCCCGGCACCCACGCCGTCCGGGACTTCTTCACCCGCAACGGCCAGCCCTTCCGCTTCCTCAACGTCGAGCGGGACCCCGAGGCACTGACCCTGATCGCCGGCCAGCCCGACGCCGCGCTCCCGCTCGTGCGCTTCCCCGACGGAGCGGTGCTCTCCGCCCCGACCGACACCGAACTCGCGCAGCGCCTCGGGCTGGCCACCACCGCCTCCCGCCCGCACTACGAGTGCGTCATCGTCGGCGCCGGCCCCGCGGGCCTGGCGGCCGGGGTGTACTCGGCCTCGGAGGGCCTTTCGACCCTGATGCTGGACGCCCGCGCACCGGGTGGCCAGGCGGGCACGTCCAGCCTGATCGAGAACTACCTCGGCTTCCCGTCGGGCCTCTCGGGCGGGGACCTCACGCGTCGGGCCACCATCCAGGCCTCGCGGTTCGGCGCCGAGATCCTGCACCCGGTGGAGGTGGTCTCGCTGACCCGGGACGACCCGGCGAAGATCCTGACCCTGGCGGACGGCACGGAGATCAGCGCGGAGACGGTCCTGCTGGCCACGGGCGTCTCGTACAACCGCCTGGAGGCCCCGGGCGCGGACCGTTTCGAGGGCGCTGGCCTGTACTACGGCGCGGCCACGACGGAGAGCTCGGCCTGCATCTCCCAGCACGTGTTCATCGTCGGCGGCGCCAACTCGGCCGGCCAGGCGGCGGTGCACTTCGCCAAGTACGCGGCCCGTGTGACGATCCTCGTCCGCGCGGAGTCCCTCGACGCGAGCATGTCCCGCTACCTGATCGACGAGATCGACCGCACGCCCAACATCGAGGTCAGGGTCCGCACGACGGTGGTCCGCCTCGACGGCGAGGAGCACCTGGAGAAGCTCACCCTCCACAACGCGGACACGGGCGAGGACACCGAGGTCCCGGCCCGCTTCATGTTCACGTTCATCGGCGCCCGCCCGCACACCGGCTGGCTGTCGGGCGTCGTGGAGCGCGACGACCACGGCTTCGTCCTCACCGGCTCCGACCTGATCTCCAACGGCGGCGAGCTCCCGGCCGAGTGGAGCCTCGAACGCGCCCCCTACCCCCTGGAAACCAGCGTCCCCGGCGTCTTCGCGGCCGGCGACGTCCGGGCCCACTCGGTCAAACGCGTGGCCTCCGGCGTGGGCGAGGGCGCGATGGCGGTCTCCCTGATCCACCGCTACCGCTCGATGGGCTGA
- a CDS encoding barstar family protein, translating to MSLDPQPLDAVDAALAEAGAAGWVTVRLDLGGVRGKAGLMRRCADALRVPGWFGGNWDALADALIDLSWLPGAPEAPGRVVAVTSWSEFAGGRAGEWETFQEVLESAVEFWREDGGTPLVVLLADADPSGGRVRGGE from the coding sequence ATGAGCCTGGATCCGCAGCCCCTCGATGCCGTTGACGCCGCGCTGGCCGAGGCCGGGGCGGCGGGGTGGGTGACCGTGCGGCTGGACCTGGGCGGGGTGCGGGGCAAGGCCGGGCTGATGCGCCGGTGTGCCGATGCGTTGCGGGTGCCGGGGTGGTTCGGGGGGAACTGGGACGCGTTGGCGGATGCGCTGATCGATCTGTCGTGGCTGCCGGGGGCGCCGGAGGCGCCGGGGCGGGTGGTTGCCGTGACGTCCTGGTCGGAGTTCGCCGGCGGGCGGGCGGGGGAGTGGGAGACGTTCCAGGAGGTGCTGGAGTCTGCCGTCGAGTTCTGGCGGGAGGACGGGGGCACGCCGTTGGTGGTGCTGCTCGCCGATGCCGATCCCTCCGGGGGGAGGGTGCGGGGCGGGGAGTGA
- a CDS encoding VOC family protein: protein MPGAGERVMVWSHVGLNCTDQKTTEEFYTRYFGFTRARVVDLGEARIVFLRKGDAYLELFAADAEPARQAHDDGPQAPGRMRHLAFQTDSVDAFLASLGDAAEVTLGPLDFDDFICGWRTVWVRDPDGVIVEVSQGFEDDRTPSENKDGA, encoded by the coding sequence ATGCCCGGCGCGGGGGAGCGCGTGATGGTCTGGTCCCACGTGGGCCTCAACTGCACGGACCAGAAGACGACCGAGGAGTTCTACACCCGGTACTTCGGCTTCACCCGGGCCCGGGTGGTCGACCTCGGGGAGGCCCGGATCGTGTTCCTGCGCAAGGGGGACGCGTACCTGGAGCTCTTCGCGGCCGACGCCGAACCGGCGCGCCAGGCGCACGACGACGGGCCGCAGGCGCCCGGCCGGATGCGCCACCTGGCCTTTCAGACCGACAGCGTGGACGCGTTCCTGGCATCGCTGGGCGACGCGGCCGAAGTGACCCTGGGGCCACTGGACTTCGACGACTTCATCTGCGGGTGGCGGACCGTGTGGGTCCGCGATCCCGACGGGGTGATCGTCGAGGTCAGCCAGGGGTTCGAGGACGACCGCACGCCTTCAGAGAATAAGGACGGTGCATGA
- a CDS encoding ribonuclease domain-containing protein, with amino-acid sequence MIFRNVPRSLLRVLGALFLCAAVVAGAVGCGAGAPEPVPPSGGVATPGWAEGMATVRASALPRQARDVLALIDKGGPYPYRQDGTVFGNFEKALPKQGRGYYHEFTVKTPGERDRGARRIVTGEGGEFYYTDDHYNTFKAVLR; translated from the coding sequence ATGATCTTTCGGAACGTGCCCCGATCGTTGCTGCGTGTGCTGGGGGCGTTGTTCCTCTGCGCCGCGGTGGTCGCCGGTGCGGTGGGGTGTGGTGCCGGTGCTCCTGAGCCCGTGCCGCCGTCCGGTGGTGTCGCCACGCCCGGGTGGGCCGAGGGGATGGCGACCGTACGGGCCTCCGCGCTGCCGCGGCAGGCGCGGGACGTGCTCGCGCTGATCGACAAGGGCGGGCCGTATCCGTACCGGCAGGACGGGACCGTCTTCGGGAACTTCGAGAAGGCGCTGCCGAAGCAGGGGCGCGGTTACTACCACGAGTTCACCGTGAAGACGCCGGGGGAGCGGGATCGTGGGGCCCGGCGGATCGTGACGGGTGAGGGTGGGGAGTTCTACTACACGGACGACCACTACAACACGTTCAAGGCGGTTCTCCGATGA
- a CDS encoding group II truncated hemoglobin, translating to MSTTPNTPTIYEWMGGAEAMRRLTDAFYAHALQDEILAPVFAGMDAEHPQHVAVWLSEVFGGPSDYTAHHGGHQHMATKHLGRGITEKQRRRWVDLLLDTADEVELPTDPEFRAVFIYYIEWGTRMALIYSGPNPPPVDAAKIPIWSWGQTPPWIPKT from the coding sequence ATGAGCACCACGCCCAACACGCCCACGATCTACGAGTGGATGGGCGGTGCGGAGGCGATGCGACGCCTCACCGACGCCTTCTACGCCCATGCCCTCCAGGACGAGATCCTGGCCCCCGTCTTCGCGGGCATGGACGCCGAGCACCCCCAGCACGTCGCGGTCTGGCTGTCGGAGGTCTTCGGCGGCCCGTCGGACTACACGGCCCACCACGGCGGCCACCAGCACATGGCCACCAAGCACCTGGGCCGCGGCATCACCGAGAAGCAGCGCCGCCGCTGGGTGGATCTGCTCCTGGACACCGCCGACGAGGTCGAACTCCCGACGGACCCGGAGTTCCGCGCGGTGTTCATCTACTACATCGAGTGGGGCACCCGCATGGCCCTGATCTACTCGGGCCCCAACCCACCCCCGGTGGACGCGGCCAAAATCCCCATCTGGTCCTGGGGCCAAACCCCGCCTTGGATCCCGAAAACCTGA
- a CDS encoding nuclear transport factor 2 family protein: MSAVDARQILEKYYEYANAGDWDRWCDLFADDQVMDEQLAGHIEGLEVLRSMMKGMGTMYRVFQNKPVHFLVDGEKAAAVSHLSAVSASGEAIEAEVMNFFRIVDGKIAYMANYHDTVPFQVLSQG, encoded by the coding sequence ATGAGCGCCGTGGACGCACGACAGATCCTTGAGAAGTACTACGAGTACGCCAACGCCGGGGACTGGGACCGCTGGTGCGACCTGTTCGCCGACGACCAGGTCATGGACGAGCAGCTCGCCGGCCACATCGAGGGCCTGGAGGTCCTGCGCTCGATGATGAAGGGCATGGGGACGATGTACCGCGTCTTCCAGAACAAGCCCGTGCACTTCCTCGTCGACGGGGAGAAGGCCGCGGCCGTCTCCCACCTCAGCGCCGTCAGCGCCTCCGGCGAGGCGATCGAGGCCGAGGTCATGAACTTCTTCCGGATCGTGGACGGAAAGATCGCGTACATGGCGAACTACCACGACACCGTCCCCTTCCAGGTGCTGAGCCAGGGCTGA